In Juglans regia cultivar Chandler chromosome 13, Walnut 2.0, whole genome shotgun sequence, the DNA window ATTCTCATGAAGATGTTATCCTGATTTCATTATTTTGATTGTTTGGCAAGCAAAAAGTATATAATTCGACCATATTTTATGACTGTTATCTAGCAGATTATGAGATCCTTGCATAGCATAGAAAGAAGTAGAGCTGTAGAATGTTTACCAtttcaaattatagaaaaaaccCCAGTTGATCAGATGATTTTTCTACTATCTTCGCCTACTTCAGCTTTTTCCAGAGTGAAAATGAGATACTCACCTGGCCGTTCCTCAGCTTTTTCCAtggaaaattttcctttttaatcatattggtctttgattcttttttctctctctctctctctccctttcataGCTTAAGATCAGTAATTTGTCCGGAAAGACCGTGGGTTTGTATTTCTCTGGCTCATGGTGCGGTCCGTGTTGCCATTTTACCCCAACGTTAGTGGAAGTTTACGAAGAGTTGTTGCCCAAAGGTGACTTTGAAGTAGTCTTCATTTCTTCTGATAGAAATGACGAATCATTCAACGGCTACTTCGCCAAAATGCCTTGGCTTGCTGTTCCATTCACTGACTCGGAGACCCAGAAACGCCTTAAGAACTTGTTCAAAGTGAGGGGCATCCCTCACCTTGTCATCCTTGATCCCAATGGGAAGGTCTTGACGAATGATGGGTGCAGAATCGTCAGGGAATACGGAGTGGATGGTTATCCGTTTACTTCGGAAAAAATTcagtttttgaaagatgaagaGGAGGCGGCTAGGAAGAATCAGTCCTTGAGTTCTGTTTTGATTTCTGGCTCCCGCGATTATTTGGAGTCAAATGATGGAAATAAGGTACACCTTTGGCCAAGTACATTGATATCTTTGCTCTGTTCTAGCTATGTGAATGGCAATAATTACTAGTTGTTAATGCTATCTGTTGACAGATCGCTGTACCTGAGCTTGAAGGCAAAACAGTTGGCCTGTACTTTTCGATACAAGCTCCTGGGGCTTGCCTTGAATTTACCCCGAAACTTATTGAGGTTTATAAGAAACTCAAGGAGAGAggtgaaaattttgagattgtGTTGATACCTCTGGACTATGAAGATGAACACTTCAAAGAGGGGTTCAAAACAATGCCATGGTTGACGGTGCCCTTCAAGGACAAGACCTGCGAAAAGCTTCCTCGTTACTTTGAGTTGAAAACCCTTCCCACAGTGGTTATAATTGGGCCTGATGGGAAGACTGTACATCCAAATGTGGCTGAGCTCATTGAGGAACATGGTATTGAAGCCTATCCTTTCACACCAGGTAAGGTTGCTGAGCTTGCTGAGATTGAGAAGGCCAGATCCGAATCACAGACACTGGAATCAGTTTTGGTTCTGGGGGAAAGTGACTTTGTGATTGACAAAAGTGGTTCCAAGGTATGCTTCTTGTTAATTTTAAGCTTACAAGATTTTCTGATGGTTGCTAAATCAGGGGAGTTATCGTACAATTGAATTCTTGCAAATTAATGTTCTGTTCATTCCTTTATTAGGTCCCAGTGTCTGAGCTAGTTGGGAAGAACATTCTGCTGTATTTCTCGGCTCACTGGTGCCCGCCATGTCGTGCATTCATGCCTAAGCTGATAGAAGTGTACCACGAGATAAAGGCAAAGTACAAAGCCTTTGAAATTATATTCATCTCCAGCGACCGTGATCAGTCCTCGTTTGATGAG includes these proteins:
- the LOC118344181 gene encoding probable nucleoredoxin 1; its protein translation is MANVEVDCDSHDLISLLSFEERDFLVRNNGDQLKISNLSGKTVGLYFSGSWCGPCCHFTPTLVEVYEELLPKGDFEVVFISSDRNDESFNGYFAKMPWLAVPFTDSETQKRLKNLFKVRGIPHLVILDPNGKVLTNDGCRIVREYGVDGYPFTSEKIQFLKDEEEAARKNQSLSSVLISGSRDYLESNDGNKIAVPELEGKTVGLYFSIQAPGACLEFTPKLIEVYKKLKERGENFEIVLIPLDYEDEHFKEGFKTMPWLTVPFKDKTCEKLPRYFELKTLPTVVIIGPDGKTVHPNVAELIEEHGIEAYPFTPGKVAELAEIEKARSESQTLESVLVLGESDFVIDKSGSKVPVSELVGKNILLYFSAHWCPPCRAFMPKLIEVYHEIKAKYKAFEIIFISSDRDQSSFDEFFGGMPWLALPFGDERKKFLSRKFKIQGIPAAVVIGQSGRLVTKEARQLITAYGADAYPFTEERMKHFEEMAKGWPEKLKHELHSEHELTKTRRSSYVCDGCGEMGNGFSFYCKQCDFDLHPKCALKKDEGTKDGEKAKDGVICDGEVCRKA